A single genomic interval of Mucilaginibacter boryungensis harbors:
- a CDS encoding DUF1573 domain-containing protein, producing the protein MRAFLIALLSVLLTACNHSGKTTSAIYNTDASNVNTAKAAKMVFEQSSYNFGEIVQGQQISHKYKFTNTGLSPLVIKSVIASCGCTLPQYPHKPIPAGESEVINVVFNAASYTPGKVAQSILILANTIPIDVSLIITGEVKEATKTY; encoded by the coding sequence ATGAGAGCATTTTTAATTGCATTACTATCTGTTTTATTGACTGCCTGCAACCACAGCGGAAAAACTACATCGGCTATTTATAATACAGATGCCAGTAACGTTAATACTGCGAAAGCGGCCAAAATGGTGTTTGAACAATCATCCTACAACTTTGGAGAGATTGTGCAGGGACAGCAAATCAGTCATAAATATAAATTTACAAATACCGGGTTATCGCCACTGGTTATTAAAAGTGTTATAGCCAGTTGTGGTTGCACCTTGCCCCAATACCCGCACAAACCAATACCTGCCGGTGAAAGTGAAGTGATAAATGTAGTATTCAATGCGGCAAGTTATACACCGGGCAAAGTGGCACAGTCAATTTTGATCCTTGCTAATACAATTCCAATTGATGTATCGCTAATTATAACCGGAGAGGTAAAGGAGGCAACAAAAACATACTAA
- a CDS encoding MGH1-like glycoside hydrolase domain-containing protein — MKKALYQVFITMLSLFAGELHAQQVNLGKVDWQALDKTHDINLSPWGPYSKKYAGISHIPSIQKGLKFEFSVMPGLYRYKTIVPNVLFQSDYYPWRASDDMSAYTFRNEMVWKNEIYTDVTYHIVDSNTVLVAMHCVNNSKLPQHLDLNLMGYIEYPESYPSKKVTMPDGSTWINAIHYQQLNLKQKSIRDNLIYDGYLKGEVRNSDYIEGRALGALFSKDEGSTAVYKLNISKNQLQGTINLVYRIKKGAKSSFRMRGLADTTVQLQGTGALEIASISYKKPSAGATQLTIETLSKEEVEFNGLAITPGLPGSVKIDAVEKYYVPQVTENPEGKSVILKYKDIDQYYGISWEFDQFRIREFKNDELDIFLKRNTNNHTYKVFNGNNSGDFSNVYLRPIELEAKAERTVYALVASGSLDKVKRRLQQLTEVKQVIQKKAPVAGVPKILPQGEKYRQSQEIFRALVLTNMAYPIYTQDAFIRHFSPGKFYNSLYTWDSGFSALGLVYVNPEKAMESINTYTTEKGNDNAFIQHGTPIPVQIYAFMELWNKTQSKEMLAYFYPRLKKYYEFIAGRYGSSNTRSLKSGLLKTWDYFYNSGGWDDYPAQVTVHNLKVESTVAPVATTAHAIRIAKMLKLAAAALGEKADLKLYEDDIALFSKSLQKNSWNDTSGYFSYVVHNAEGNPVGHFKYPGTNLDHNMGLDGVTPLIAGICTPVQEKAMINDIFSDKHMWTPAGICAVDKSAPYFNPVGYWNGSIWMPHQWFIWKTMLDIGRPDLARQIATKALDIFGREVDETYSSFEYYVVKNGRGAGWHQFTSLSSPVLSWFASYYKPGTITSGFEIWINKQSFNTNNTNYTAQLSFDSSTPAHKRCFMVCLNPAFKYRVLINGKVSAFNSPYAGLLEIGLPATNTDLSIRIQPVK, encoded by the coding sequence ATGAAAAAAGCTTTATACCAGGTATTTATTACAATGTTATCACTTTTTGCGGGCGAACTTCATGCCCAGCAAGTTAATTTAGGGAAGGTAGATTGGCAGGCGCTGGATAAAACACATGATATAAATTTATCGCCGTGGGGGCCATACTCAAAAAAGTATGCGGGTATTTCGCATATTCCTTCCATACAGAAAGGATTGAAGTTTGAATTTTCGGTAATGCCCGGTCTTTACCGTTATAAAACAATTGTTCCTAACGTATTATTTCAGTCTGATTATTATCCGTGGCGTGCCAGCGATGACATGTCGGCTTATACATTCAGAAATGAAATGGTATGGAAGAACGAGATATATACCGATGTCACCTACCATATTGTTGATTCTAATACAGTATTGGTAGCCATGCATTGCGTTAACAATAGCAAACTACCCCAGCATTTAGACCTTAACCTGATGGGGTATATTGAATACCCGGAAAGCTATCCTTCCAAAAAAGTAACCATGCCAGATGGAAGTACTTGGATTAACGCGATTCATTACCAACAACTCAACCTAAAACAAAAGTCAATAAGAGATAACCTGATCTATGACGGCTATTTGAAAGGCGAGGTGCGCAACAGCGATTATATAGAAGGGCGTGCCTTGGGCGCTTTATTCAGTAAAGATGAAGGTAGCACAGCGGTATATAAATTAAACATTAGTAAAAATCAGCTTCAGGGAACTATTAATTTGGTTTACCGGATAAAGAAGGGCGCCAAATCATCGTTCAGGATGCGCGGACTTGCAGATACCACAGTTCAGTTGCAGGGTACAGGCGCATTGGAAATTGCCAGCATTTCTTACAAAAAACCGTCGGCAGGCGCTACACAGCTAACTATTGAAACTTTAAGTAAAGAAGAGGTTGAGTTTAATGGTTTGGCAATCACTCCCGGATTACCAGGTTCTGTAAAAATAGACGCCGTAGAAAAATATTATGTGCCGCAGGTAACCGAAAACCCTGAAGGCAAATCGGTTATACTAAAATACAAAGATATTGACCAATATTACGGAATAAGCTGGGAGTTTGATCAATTTCGGATAAGAGAGTTTAAAAATGACGAACTTGATATTTTCCTGAAAAGGAATACAAACAACCATACTTATAAAGTTTTTAACGGCAATAATAGCGGCGATTTTAGCAACGTTTACTTGCGTCCGATAGAACTTGAAGCAAAGGCAGAGCGGACGGTTTATGCCCTGGTTGCCAGCGGTTCGTTAGATAAAGTTAAGCGCCGGTTACAACAACTTACCGAGGTAAAGCAGGTTATTCAAAAGAAAGCGCCTGTTGCAGGCGTTCCGAAAATATTGCCACAGGGCGAAAAATACAGACAAAGCCAGGAGATTTTCAGAGCGTTGGTACTTACCAATATGGCTTATCCTATATATACTCAGGATGCATTTATCCGCCACTTTTCGCCAGGCAAATTTTACAACTCGCTTTATACCTGGGACTCTGGTTTTTCGGCACTCGGCCTGGTTTATGTTAACCCCGAAAAGGCCATGGAAAGTATCAATACTTATACTACCGAAAAGGGTAACGACAATGCATTTATCCAGCACGGTACACCAATACCTGTGCAGATATATGCCTTTATGGAGTTGTGGAATAAAACACAATCAAAGGAAATGCTGGCTTATTTTTACCCGCGGCTGAAAAAATATTATGAATTTATAGCAGGCAGGTACGGCAGTTCTAATACGCGTTCGTTAAAATCGGGTTTGTTGAAAACATGGGATTACTTTTACAACTCGGGCGGATGGGATGATTATCCGGCGCAGGTAACCGTTCATAATTTAAAAGTTGAAAGTACTGTAGCTCCTGTAGCAACTACTGCACATGCCATACGGATTGCCAAAATGTTAAAACTTGCCGCCGCAGCTTTAGGTGAAAAGGCCGACTTGAAACTATATGAAGATGATATAGCGTTGTTCAGTAAATCGTTGCAAAAAAACTCATGGAACGATACCTCGGGGTATTTTAGCTATGTGGTACATAATGCCGAAGGAAACCCGGTAGGGCATTTTAAATATCCCGGAACCAATTTAGACCATAACATGGGCCTTGATGGAGTTACGCCATTAATTGCCGGAATATGCACCCCTGTGCAGGAAAAGGCTATGATCAATGATATTTTCTCGGACAAACACATGTGGACACCCGCAGGTATTTGCGCGGTGGACAAATCGGCGCCATATTTTAACCCGGTAGGCTACTGGAATGGTTCAATTTGGATGCCGCACCAATGGTTTATCTGGAAAACAATGCTGGATATAGGCCGCCCCGATCTGGCACGCCAGATAGCTACAAAAGCCCTTGACATTTTTGGGCGTGAGGTTGATGAAACGTATTCTTCTTTTGAATATTACGTAGTGAAAAATGGCCGGGGTGCGGGTTGGCACCAGTTTACCAGCCTTTCATCGCCTGTACTTTCCTGGTTTGCATCATATTATAAACCCGGTACAATAACATCAGGCTTCGAGATTTGGATAAACAAACAGTCTTTTAATACAAATAATACCAATTATACCGCACAGCTATCGTTTGATAGTTCCACACCTGCCCATAAGCGATGTTTTATGGTGTGCTTAAATCCTGCATTTAAATACAGGGTATTGATTAATGGCAAAGTGTCGGCTTTTAATTCGCCTTATGCGGGCCTTTTAGAAATAGGGCTACCTGCAACAAATACTGATTTATCGATACGTATACAGCCTGTAAAATAG
- a CDS encoding amidohydrolase family protein gives MSNSKSFSRRNFIAGAGLLVAGATLRVKGAGFSGWDDEPIIDIHQHTDYAGRTNAELFAHQKTMGVTNTILLPAGHDINYGSTNYGFSNGLQVHATSNEACYKIAQERPKEYMFGANEVPDVPNAIKEIEKYLKLGAPIIGESKFNVECDSPEMQDIYQLAQQYKVPVLMHFQYKIYNRGFERMYTMLEKYPKVNFIAHAQTWWAHIDKNYPNQNILYPTGKVTPGGLTDQLLSKYSNIWGDVSGGSGLRAMTRDEDFYKDFMTRHQDRLLYGSDCDDKVGTGKACTGWQAIQQIKKLAASKEIERKILYHNAKKLMRLDV, from the coding sequence ATGTCAAATTCAAAATCATTTTCTCGCCGCAATTTCATTGCGGGCGCCGGCCTGCTTGTGGCAGGGGCTACGCTGAGAGTCAAGGGGGCAGGGTTTTCAGGCTGGGACGATGAGCCCATTATTGATATCCACCAGCATACCGATTATGCAGGGCGTACCAATGCCGAATTGTTCGCACATCAAAAAACTATGGGGGTTACTAATACCATACTTTTGCCCGCAGGGCACGATATTAATTACGGATCCACTAACTACGGTTTTTCAAATGGCTTACAGGTACACGCGACATCTAACGAGGCTTGTTATAAAATAGCGCAGGAACGCCCGAAAGAATACATGTTTGGCGCTAATGAAGTACCAGATGTACCTAATGCTATAAAAGAGATAGAGAAATACCTGAAACTTGGCGCGCCAATTATAGGCGAATCAAAATTTAATGTGGAGTGTGATTCGCCCGAGATGCAGGATATCTATCAATTAGCACAACAGTATAAAGTGCCTGTTTTAATGCATTTTCAATACAAAATATACAATCGTGGGTTCGAACGCATGTATACCATGCTTGAGAAGTATCCCAAAGTAAACTTTATAGCCCACGCGCAAACCTGGTGGGCACATATCGATAAAAATTATCCAAATCAAAATATTCTTTATCCAACAGGTAAAGTAACCCCAGGCGGTTTAACCGATCAATTACTTAGTAAATATTCTAATATATGGGGCGACGTTTCAGGGGGCTCGGGCCTGCGTGCCATGACCCGTGATGAAGACTTTTATAAAGATTTTATGACACGGCACCAGGATAGGTTACTATACGGAAGCGATTGCGACGACAAAGTTGGTACTGGTAAAGCATGTACTGGCTGGCAGGCTATTCAACAAATTAAAAAACTGGCAGCATCTAAAGAAATTGAACGTAAAATATTATACCATAACGCTAAAAAGTTAATGAGGCTTGATGTTTAA
- the nagA gene encoding N-acetylglucosamine-6-phosphate deacetylase — MPRIIKIVNGNIITPYRVINGGTIVLTDGIITAVSEENIDIDAVEIDARGNFVAPGFIDLHVHGGGGFDFMDNTAEAFREIARTHARYGTTAMYPTTLTSEKEDLLTTLSIFEQVKDEEPVGAQLLGMHLEGPYFAIEQRGAQDTRYIRNPDPKEYKEIIKYSSCIKRWSAAPELPGAIEFGRYVKKHGILPAIAHTDAIYEDVELAHENGYTLVTHLYSSMSGVTRRNAFRYAGVIESAFLIDGLDVEIIADGIHLPAALLKLVYKIKGPENIALITDAMRAVGLPEGPSILGNLKNGLEVIIEDGVAKLPDRSAFAGSVATADRLVRNMVQMADVPLIDAVRMMTATPARIMGIDDKKGSLVIGKDADIVIFDSDINIQKTIIKGKIIFDKDTPANNLVGLDSQTVFGN; from the coding sequence ATGCCTCGAATAATAAAGATCGTTAATGGAAATATTATCACCCCTTACAGAGTAATTAACGGAGGGACGATTGTACTTACAGATGGTATTATAACAGCTGTAAGTGAAGAGAATATTGACATAGATGCAGTTGAAATAGATGCCCGGGGCAATTTTGTAGCACCCGGATTTATAGATTTACATGTGCATGGTGGCGGGGGGTTTGATTTTATGGACAACACCGCGGAAGCATTCCGTGAAATAGCGCGTACACATGCGCGGTATGGTACTACAGCTATGTATCCCACCACTTTAACAAGTGAAAAAGAAGACCTGCTTACTACTTTATCTATTTTTGAACAGGTGAAGGACGAAGAACCAGTAGGGGCGCAATTACTTGGTATGCATTTAGAAGGGCCGTATTTTGCCATTGAGCAGCGCGGCGCCCAGGATACCCGTTACATCCGCAACCCCGACCCCAAAGAATATAAAGAAATTATAAAATACTCGTCGTGTATTAAACGTTGGAGCGCCGCCCCTGAATTACCAGGTGCTATTGAATTTGGACGCTACGTTAAAAAACATGGCATTTTACCTGCCATTGCACATACCGACGCCATATATGAAGACGTAGAACTTGCGCATGAGAACGGTTACACCCTGGTAACGCATTTATATTCCAGTATGTCTGGCGTAACCCGACGTAATGCTTTCAGGTATGCCGGAGTTATAGAAAGCGCGTTTTTAATTGATGGGCTTGATGTAGAGATCATAGCCGACGGGATCCACCTTCCCGCAGCCCTGTTAAAGTTGGTTTATAAAATTAAAGGTCCTGAAAACATAGCTTTAATAACAGATGCAATGCGCGCCGTAGGCCTGCCCGAAGGGCCAAGTATCTTAGGTAACCTGAAAAATGGTTTAGAAGTGATTATTGAAGATGGCGTTGCAAAACTACCAGACCGCAGCGCGTTTGCCGGAAGCGTTGCTACCGCCGACAGACTGGTACGGAATATGGTTCAAATGGCTGATGTGCCGCTTATTGATGCGGTGCGGATGATGACAGCAACCCCGGCAAGAATAATGGGTATTGATGATAAAAAGGGCTCGCTGGTGATAGGAAAAGATGCCGACATTGTGATTTTTGATAGTGATATTAATATTCAGAAAACTATAATAAAAGGGAAGATAATATTTGATAAAGATACCCCGGCTAATAATTTGGTAGGGTTAGATTCTCAAACTGTCTTTGGAAATTAA
- a CDS encoding twin-arginine translocation signal domain-containing protein: MNFNKNRRDFLKMAAISGAGLGVANSFPSLYAAIPHNHQVPDMLISGITPYFIPRRAASWWCTIEDLQWSQKKIVDKIKRRAENFAKAKIDTAINFGFHIRFDFSNYFGQLHGYYANVCEELHKYDIKFMDHYSCNHVERPRGEAEFKKLHKGQRHHVLLFPDPIAAQFAQYEGYFFKDICEVDLIDGGRGYSKQYQMETFCHNNPNFLDMHRKYLIRLAKEVPFDGIEVDDMCTYAGLTTCGCKYCRERFKRDYGSEIPPFGQKDFWGDTTKPMAKWGNYENPVFRDWLRMKTDGIVDHVKMIKGVIGDKPLMSCCSSTGPMSLNVISLDLEKMAGSLDFFMLENVGFNVKSVDWMGMDAEALHQKDIAQKRGNAPAMALSYTIYEKGGYLGWCLSRFWGVGNWSSTLNQRLEEDPADAMEQEDVISPSNLWEVHNSDLNIIGAKDLVEARLVSNRYCRDNGWHTKDGAEHWDKVKAWSVQLLKNNVGYRFVRSEELGNGDALTKETTPLIIDSVGCVSDRQFKAIKGYLAKGGTAWLTLPFGTHNEKGFKRDIPLSATLLKEKYKHLMVLDGAQSLPQLISSGKFKPVLKQVKGDNRWVARIRIYNDGPAIHLMNTALTPIAHPVLKDNSGTAVLKDIASKITDNELTFEVDTTRISLPKLSVMSPELGQAQRRVHMAGHQNSYDTVTIDLADVKLYAVAQKTK; the protein is encoded by the coding sequence ATGAACTTTAATAAAAACCGCAGAGATTTTCTTAAAATGGCAGCTATTTCGGGTGCAGGCTTAGGAGTGGCAAATAGTTTTCCTTCGTTATATGCTGCTATACCTCATAATCACCAGGTACCGGATATGCTCATAAGCGGTATAACACCATATTTTATCCCACGCCGTGCTGCAAGTTGGTGGTGCACCATCGAGGACTTGCAATGGTCGCAGAAAAAGATTGTTGATAAGATAAAACGCCGTGCCGAAAATTTCGCAAAAGCCAAAATTGATACAGCTATTAATTTCGGGTTCCATATCCGTTTTGATTTTTCAAATTACTTTGGTCAGTTACATGGTTATTATGCCAATGTATGCGAGGAATTGCATAAATACGATATCAAGTTTATGGATCATTATTCGTGCAACCATGTGGAACGGCCACGGGGTGAAGCAGAGTTTAAAAAGCTACATAAAGGCCAGCGTCATCATGTGCTGTTGTTTCCTGATCCTATTGCCGCCCAATTTGCACAATACGAAGGGTATTTTTTTAAGGACATTTGTGAAGTTGATTTAATTGATGGCGGCCGCGGATATTCAAAACAATACCAGATGGAAACGTTTTGCCACAACAACCCCAACTTTTTAGATATGCACCGAAAGTACCTGATACGCCTGGCAAAAGAGGTGCCGTTTGATGGGATAGAGGTAGATGATATGTGTACTTATGCCGGGCTAACCACCTGTGGCTGTAAGTATTGCCGCGAACGTTTCAAAAGGGATTATGGAAGTGAAATACCTCCATTTGGACAAAAGGATTTTTGGGGCGATACCACCAAACCTATGGCAAAGTGGGGGAATTACGAAAATCCTGTTTTCAGGGATTGGCTGCGGATGAAGACCGATGGTATAGTTGACCATGTAAAAATGATAAAAGGCGTGATAGGCGATAAACCGCTGATGTCATGCTGTTCAAGCACAGGCCCTATGAGTTTGAACGTTATATCGCTGGACCTGGAAAAAATGGCCGGCAGTCTCGATTTTTTTATGCTGGAAAACGTTGGCTTCAACGTAAAAAGTGTAGACTGGATGGGTATGGACGCGGAGGCTTTGCATCAAAAAGATATTGCCCAAAAACGCGGAAACGCACCGGCTATGGCCTTAAGCTATACTATATATGAAAAAGGCGGTTATCTGGGCTGGTGCTTAAGTCGTTTTTGGGGGGTGGGCAACTGGAGCAGCACGCTTAACCAAAGACTTGAAGAAGACCCGGCTGATGCGATGGAGCAGGAGGATGTGATAAGTCCGTCGAACCTATGGGAAGTACACAACAGCGACCTGAACATTATTGGCGCCAAAGACCTGGTAGAAGCCAGGTTGGTAAGCAACCGGTATTGCAGGGATAATGGCTGGCATACTAAAGACGGGGCAGAGCATTGGGATAAAGTGAAGGCATGGTCGGTACAGTTGCTTAAAAATAATGTGGGGTACAGGTTTGTACGCTCAGAAGAATTAGGTAATGGAGATGCTTTGACTAAAGAAACAACGCCACTGATTATTGATAGTGTAGGCTGCGTATCCGACCGGCAATTTAAAGCAATTAAGGGTTATTTGGCTAAGGGTGGCACTGCCTGGCTTACATTACCATTTGGCACGCATAATGAAAAAGGGTTTAAGAGGGATATACCGTTATCGGCAACGCTTTTAAAAGAAAAATACAAACATTTAATGGTGCTGGATGGCGCCCAATCACTGCCACAATTAATTTCATCGGGTAAATTTAAGCCTGTATTGAAACAGGTGAAAGGCGATAACCGCTGGGTTGCCCGGATAAGGATTTATAACGATGGGCCGGCGATACATTTAATGAATACCGCGCTTACGCCCATAGCGCATCCTGTTCTTAAAGACAACTCGGGTACGGCGGTACTGAAAGATATTGCTTCAAAAATTACAGATAATGAATTGACTTTTGAGGTAGATACTACAAGGATAAGTTTACCCAAATTATCGGTTATGAGTCCGGAACTTGGGCAGGCGCAAAGGCGGGTTCATATGGCCGGACATCAAAACAGCTATGACACGGTAACAATTGATCTGGCCGATGTAAAACTGTATGCAGTGGCACAAAAAACTAAATAG
- a CDS encoding heparinase II/III domain-containing protein, producing MLLMVGLLTLPAYATRIYGGYYTAARIANLRNNCNTYEWAKQQRTTVIARAKAWVAKSDDELWAIVPGQDLPRCIDVTFDRLTTGPKFLGCLNCGKKVLKYGTYPYEPDFINKPWKLSCPACGAIFPTNDFGKYYQSGINKAGVFDPAKADKKLLYNTTHPDPKDPLYKYGVDDGYGYIDKNGRSYRYIGYYTWKYWDNIRNGLSYLADAFLYTGDQQYAHKAAILLDRIADVYPTMDWKPYADRGWFHSDKGTGKGKIQGSIWENGTAQRFADDYDKIISGTVNDDALYAFLKKKSETYVLPTTKGNRDLFVKNIDDNILRCAFKAVVSGQIFGNEGMQQLTAAKCAVALNTNPETTQWLDWIFSPTGGAIPKTIINQFDHDGSTNEGAPNYSVFLGIEITNIASLLDDYPAYTKHNFFKEFPQLSATFTLAYRWAALGIAIPNIGDSGATGLVSMHEVNVQFMAKGFRYTNDPDIAIAAYRANKNSAAGLGRDIFSKDPDSLSRIIKQIAGKAGPRPIGGYLMSGFGLALLEDSNGASGIALANNYGRTIKHAHPDMLNFDIFAFGHWLTPDFGYPEFATDWPNNTEWSGSTLSHNTVFVDKHPQKEIWSGHTQLFKQLKGFGVFEIDGKKAYPEIKEYRRTMLLIGGNNDKNAYVVDIFHVEGGKDHVYSLHGPPGAVATTGLNLIVQPSGTYAGENIPKGALAKTDFPIGYSYLYNVKRDPHPPAQFILDWKANAGYRGLTAQDDVHLRMYALNQCNDVALADGDPPQNKAGNPENLGFVLMHRSGNELNSTFVSVIEPYEHSPFIKSVKRLDDGKGSDISIQVEKTDGSMDYVLYNSSSQKITRLKNGMNMTGTVGYINTLNGKPQRGVLVDGTSLNYGKMHLHQKKEITGKIIKMNKETSGGGWIWVDAKLPVDGTLNGQQIIVDTEYDRDAAYTIRSAARDGNLTKIYCGPICFVRGQKGNKYLYDFDEGAVFKIPLHAAWDK from the coding sequence ATGTTATTGATGGTTGGCTTACTCACCCTCCCGGCTTATGCCACCCGGATATATGGTGGGTATTATACTGCAGCACGCATTGCCAACCTGCGCAACAATTGCAATACTTATGAATGGGCAAAGCAACAAAGGACTACAGTTATAGCACGTGCAAAAGCATGGGTCGCAAAAAGTGATGACGAACTTTGGGCTATCGTTCCGGGTCAGGATCTGCCACGCTGTATCGACGTTACATTCGACAGGCTGACAACGGGCCCAAAATTTCTTGGTTGTTTAAACTGCGGAAAAAAGGTCCTTAAATACGGCACTTATCCATACGAACCTGATTTTATTAACAAACCGTGGAAACTTTCCTGTCCGGCATGCGGGGCAATATTCCCCACCAACGATTTTGGTAAGTACTACCAAAGCGGTATAAATAAAGCCGGCGTGTTCGATCCGGCTAAGGCAGACAAGAAATTGCTATATAACACCACCCACCCCGATCCTAAAGATCCATTGTATAAATATGGTGTAGATGATGGATATGGCTACATTGATAAAAACGGGCGATCGTATAGGTACATTGGCTATTATACCTGGAAATACTGGGATAACATACGCAATGGGTTATCGTATTTAGCCGATGCTTTTTTATATACGGGCGATCAGCAATACGCCCATAAAGCAGCTATATTACTTGATAGGATCGCTGATGTATATCCTACAATGGATTGGAAGCCCTACGCCGACCGCGGCTGGTTCCACTCGGATAAAGGCACCGGCAAAGGGAAGATACAAGGCTCTATATGGGAAAACGGGACCGCTCAGCGTTTTGCCGACGACTATGATAAAATCATTAGCGGTACGGTAAACGATGACGCATTGTATGCTTTCCTGAAGAAAAAATCGGAAACCTATGTATTACCCACAACCAAGGGCAATAGAGACCTGTTTGTTAAAAATATAGATGATAATATATTACGTTGTGCATTCAAGGCGGTAGTTTCCGGGCAGATATTCGGGAATGAAGGGATGCAGCAATTAACCGCGGCCAAATGTGCAGTAGCTTTAAATACTAACCCCGAAACAACGCAATGGCTGGATTGGATATTTTCACCAACCGGAGGCGCTATCCCAAAAACAATTATTAACCAGTTTGACCACGATGGCAGTACTAATGAAGGTGCGCCGAATTATTCGGTATTTTTAGGCATCGAGATCACTAACATTGCCTCTCTGCTTGATGATTACCCTGCATATACCAAGCACAATTTTTTTAAAGAGTTTCCGCAATTAAGCGCCACATTTACCCTGGCTTACCGCTGGGCAGCCCTGGGTATTGCCATACCAAATATTGGCGATAGCGGCGCCACAGGCCTTGTTAGTATGCATGAAGTGAATGTTCAATTTATGGCCAAGGGGTTTCGTTATACTAACGATCCTGATATTGCGATAGCTGCTTACAGAGCCAATAAAAATTCGGCAGCTGGGCTTGGGCGCGATATTTTTTCAAAAGACCCTGATTCGTTAAGCCGTATAATAAAACAAATTGCCGGCAAGGCCGGCCCGCGGCCCATAGGTGGTTACTTGATGAGCGGGTTCGGCCTTGCCCTGCTCGAGGATAGCAATGGGGCATCGGGCATTGCTTTGGCCAATAATTACGGCCGCACCATAAAGCATGCACACCCCGATATGTTAAACTTTGATATTTTCGCATTCGGGCACTGGCTTACGCCCGATTTTGGATACCCTGAATTTGCTACAGATTGGCCTAACAACACCGAATGGAGCGGTAGTACATTATCGCATAACACAGTTTTTGTAGATAAGCATCCTCAAAAAGAAATCTGGAGCGGGCATACGCAACTCTTTAAACAATTAAAAGGGTTTGGGGTATTTGAAATAGATGGCAAAAAGGCATATCCTGAAATAAAAGAATACCGGCGTACCATGCTGTTAATTGGCGGCAATAATGATAAAAATGCGTATGTGGTAGATATTTTTCACGTAGAAGGGGGTAAGGATCATGTTTACAGCTTACATGGGCCGCCGGGAGCAGTAGCAACTACCGGACTAAACTTAATAGTTCAGCCATCGGGGACTTACGCCGGTGAAAATATTCCTAAAGGTGCGCTTGCTAAAACCGACTTCCCGATAGGGTACTCATATTTATATAATGTCAAAAGAGATCCGCATCCCCCGGCGCAGTTTATTTTAGACTGGAAAGCCAATGCAGGTTATCGTGGTTTAACCGCGCAGGATGATGTGCATCTGCGTATGTATGCATTAAACCAATGCAACGATGTAGCTTTGGCTGATGGTGACCCGCCGCAAAATAAGGCAGGCAACCCTGAAAACCTTGGCTTTGTACTAATGCACCGTAGCGGCAATGAATTGAACAGCACATTTGTTTCGGTAATTGAGCCTTATGAACACAGTCCCTTTATTAAATCGGTAAAACGTCTGGATGATGGCAAGGGCAGCGACATAAGTATACAGGTAGAGAAAACAGACGGAAGCATGGATTATGTGTTGTACAATTCTTCCTCACAAAAAATAACACGTTTAAAAAACGGCATGAATATGACCGGAACTGTTGGCTATATCAATACCCTTAACGGTAAACCGCAAAGAGGCGTTTTAGTTGACGGCACTTCACTTAATTATGGGAAAATGCACCTGCACCAGAAAAAAGAAATTACTGGAAAGATCATAAAAATGAATAAGGAAACATCGGGCGGTGGATGGATTTGGGTGGATGCTAAATTACCGGTAGACGGCACTTTAAACGGGCAGCAAATTATAGTTGATACGGAATATGACCGGGATGCAGCTTATACTATCCGCAGCGCAGCGCGCGACGGCAATCTTACTAAAATATATTGCGGCCCCATTTGCTTTGTACGCGGGCAAAAAGGCAATAAGTATTTGTACGATTTTGATGAAGGCGCAGTATTCAAAATCCCATTGCATGCGGCGTGGGACAAGTAA